The following are from one region of the Tolypothrix sp. PCC 7712 genome:
- a CDS encoding helix-turn-helix domain-containing protein translates to MSNILLIDEPPATKKLLMKCLETGGFEVIITENGLVNVQLVHQKFSTTTESKKTNTQKSIFPSIPRLREVFEFIELNYHQSIRLKEVAQAVGYSSAYLTDLVRRLTGKTVNNWIIERRLAAASTLLLETNYSVDEIALKIGYQNINHFYCQFRDYYKNTPCGWRKIQHCKQGQNQILQPALEDIAS, encoded by the coding sequence ATGAGCAATATTTTATTAATTGATGAACCACCTGCAACAAAAAAACTCTTAATGAAATGCTTGGAAACAGGAGGTTTTGAGGTAATTATCACAGAAAATGGTCTTGTTAATGTTCAGTTAGTGCATCAGAAATTCTCTACTACAACCGAAAGTAAAAAAACAAATACTCAGAAGTCCATATTTCCATCGATTCCCCGACTGCGTGAAGTTTTCGAGTTCATTGAATTGAATTATCATCAAAGCATTAGATTAAAAGAAGTAGCTCAAGCAGTTGGTTATTCCTCAGCTTATTTAACCGACTTAGTGCGAAGACTTACCGGAAAAACCGTCAATAATTGGATTATCGAGCGCCGACTTGCTGCTGCAAGTACCTTACTTTTAGAAACCAATTACTCCGTTGATGAGATTGCTTTAAAAATTGGCTATCAAAATATTAATCATTTCTACTGTCAGTTTCGTGATTACTATAAAAATACGCCCTGTGGTTGGAGAAAAATACAACACTGTAAACAAGGTCAGAACCAAATACTGCAACCAGCATTAGAAGATATTGCTAGTTAA
- a CDS encoding aspartyl protease, which produces MISGKFGDEDELFFEIELIAADGLELPVEALFDTGFSWWLAINNQDLEGLDWIYLEQQTMLTAQGEAEFDIYLGKVRIDGQEFDIPVHVGEGVSEVLLGRQWLKTRRLVVDIPSRVLTLG; this is translated from the coding sequence ATGATTTCGGGCAAGTTTGGTGATGAGGATGAATTATTTTTTGAGATAGAGTTGATAGCTGCTGATGGATTAGAACTACCAGTAGAAGCACTTTTTGATACAGGGTTTTCTTGGTGGCTGGCAATTAATAATCAGGATTTAGAAGGACTTGATTGGATTTATCTAGAACAGCAAACAATGCTCACAGCCCAAGGAGAAGCAGAGTTTGACATATATTTAGGAAAGGTGCGAATTGATGGGCAGGAATTTGATATTCCGGTTCATGTGGGTGAAGGAGTGTCAGAAGTTTTACTTGGTCGCCAGTGGTTAAAAACTCGACGGTTGGTTGTGGATATACCATCTAGGGTGTTAACCCTCGGATAA
- a CDS encoding Uma2 family endonuclease: MTQAIPKLVTFDQFIAWYPENTGFRYELHNGVIVEMPPPTGDHEEVVGFLVRKLSVELDRLNLPYLIPKTAFVKPRENESGYSPDVLILNQPNLVSEPLWKKQSTVSEAASIPLVVEVVSTNWRDDYLKKYADYEEMGIPEYWIVDYAALGGREFIGKPKQPTILVCCLDEGEYQVNKYRGDDQIRSSIFPQLNLTASSIFQTATSPT, encoded by the coding sequence ATGACTCAAGCTATACCTAAACTAGTAACATTCGATCAATTTATCGCTTGGTATCCAGAGAACACAGGCTTTCGCTATGAACTGCACAATGGAGTAATTGTTGAAATGCCACCACCTACAGGCGACCATGAAGAGGTTGTTGGATTTTTAGTTAGAAAACTTAGTGTCGAATTAGACCGATTAAATCTCCCTTATCTCATACCAAAAACAGCATTTGTCAAGCCACGAGAAAATGAATCAGGTTACTCACCAGATGTCTTGATACTAAATCAGCCCAATTTAGTATCGGAGCCATTGTGGAAAAAACAATCTACTGTAAGCGAAGCTGCATCTATACCCTTAGTGGTTGAAGTAGTGAGTACAAATTGGCGTGATGATTATCTCAAAAAATATGCTGACTATGAAGAAATGGGAATTCCCGAATACTGGATTGTTGATTATGCCGCTTTGGGCGGCAGGGAATTTATTGGCAAGCCCAAACAACCTACTATCTTAGTTTGCTGTTTAGATGAAGGTGAGTATCAGGTTAATAAATATAGAGGAGACGACCAGATCCGCTCATCAATATTTCCACAGTTGAATTTAACTGCCTCTTCAATTTTTCAAACTGCTACTTCCCCAACATAG
- a CDS encoding patatin-like phospholipase family protein yields the protein MHHALKLHTKPSKQPKSNINMYCSNKYRIFSCDGGGFRGYLTSLILESIEKKINNKIAVLQMKNNASGQKLGDYFEMYAGTSTGALIACGLAKGLSAKEIKNIYCKDGEKIFPNLNIWKEVRYRAAQFLSAFTIQSLTGMTSKHHFWLSKPLFDGTELQKAIEDVFGQDTHFGDLAQNKRIIITSYDVWNSLPVIFDNQNEEHQSLKIVDILLASAAYPGGFPAHSISNPSFIKHQTKLGSSKSNDDGFPLVDGGLVANNPALLALAEYCKYKKNNPQIPDAVILATFGTGKLALRFNLKQTKTMGLLDWTFPFGNPLSEVIFGGYSRLTDNIASSLLKDYINKDGVDNYFRFQPYIETIENQSSTVSPNPDSVFITPQERKQFESATFQHSSKNVLEKIADKYLTEKLENSNTSNNQQIQVTQRIEKLVINLL from the coding sequence ATGCACCATGCCCTAAAACTTCATACCAAACCTTCTAAACAACCAAAATCAAATATTAATATGTATTGCTCTAATAAATACAGGATTTTTTCTTGCGATGGTGGTGGATTTAGAGGATATCTAACCTCACTGATTCTTGAAAGTATTGAAAAAAAAATAAATAACAAAATTGCAGTATTACAAATGAAAAACAATGCTAGCGGTCAAAAGCTTGGCGACTATTTTGAAATGTATGCTGGCACATCAACTGGAGCATTAATTGCCTGCGGACTTGCAAAAGGGTTAAGTGCAAAGGAAATCAAAAATATATACTGCAAAGACGGAGAAAAAATATTTCCTAACTTAAATATCTGGAAGGAAGTGCGGTATAGAGCCGCCCAATTCCTGAGTGCTTTTACTATTCAAAGCTTAACAGGAATGACATCCAAGCATCACTTTTGGTTAAGCAAGCCTTTATTTGATGGAACCGAATTACAAAAGGCTATTGAGGACGTTTTTGGTCAAGACACTCACTTCGGAGATTTAGCACAGAATAAAAGAATAATTATTACTAGCTATGATGTTTGGAATTCCTTGCCAGTTATTTTTGATAACCAAAACGAAGAACATCAATCACTGAAAATAGTTGATATTCTCTTAGCATCTGCTGCTTATCCCGGTGGATTTCCTGCCCATAGTATCTCAAATCCGTCTTTCATAAAACACCAAACCAAACTTGGAAGCTCAAAATCTAATGACGATGGCTTTCCATTAGTTGACGGAGGTTTGGTCGCTAATAATCCAGCATTGCTGGCTCTTGCAGAGTACTGTAAATACAAAAAAAATAATCCTCAAATTCCCGATGCAGTTATTCTGGCTACTTTTGGTACTGGAAAGCTCGCTCTGAGATTCAACTTAAAGCAAACAAAAACTATGGGACTACTTGATTGGACTTTTCCTTTTGGTAATCCCTTATCAGAAGTCATTTTTGGAGGTTACTCAAGACTTACTGACAATATTGCTTCATCATTGCTTAAAGACTACATCAATAAAGATGGTGTAGACAACTATTTCAGATTCCAACCGTACATTGAGACTATCGAAAACCAATCTTCAACGGTTTCTCCTAATCCTGATTCAGTATTTATTACTCCTCAAGAACGAAAACAATTTGAGAGTGCAACGTTTCAGCACAGTTCAAAAAATGTCTTAGAAAAGATTGCTGACAAGTATCTGACTGAAAAGTTAGAAAACTCAAATACTTCAAACAATCAGCAAATACAGGTTACCCAAAGAATAGAGAAATTGGTCATAAATCTCTTGTAA
- a CDS encoding ParA family protein: MSNPPTVVSLGLAGGQGKSTVALMLGRYLGRLGIPVLFVDCDPQSSLTSFLGVQVQPHTPTLLEVLTQPEEKTKIIDAIASVPDVKLGDRTISNTNLFLIPSDDGLESANYKLASSGLSLFILRNRLQPIVSNFGVAIVDPPPERSHLAQTSLGAGDKWVIPAESNVKGVQSLLRTMELIKEFKAALPYGELLGVVPFRARWTGLHPTNATKTSIDTMRELVADELMLPHILESDVFKNAINQRVAPTDLGQPNLEYAIHVLAQRLKPALSAEYAKLIPAEPV; this comes from the coding sequence ATGTCAAATCCGCCAACAGTCGTCTCCTTGGGCTTGGCTGGGGGTCAGGGAAAGTCTACGGTAGCCTTGATGCTGGGGAGGTATTTGGGGCGCTTAGGAATTCCTGTTTTATTTGTGGATTGCGACCCCCAATCTAGTTTGACCAGTTTCTTAGGGGTACAAGTGCAACCTCATACCCCAACCTTACTGGAAGTTCTCACACAACCAGAAGAGAAAACAAAAATTATCGATGCCATTGCATCTGTACCTGACGTTAAACTGGGCGACCGTACCATCAGCAATACCAACCTGTTCTTAATTCCTTCAGATGACGGATTGGAAAGTGCCAACTATAAATTGGCTTCCAGTGGCTTAAGTCTGTTTATTTTAAGGAATCGCCTGCAACCAATTGTGAGTAATTTCGGCGTGGCAATTGTAGATCCACCCCCAGAACGTTCGCATTTAGCACAGACTTCCTTGGGTGCTGGGGATAAATGGGTGATTCCAGCAGAGTCAAACGTTAAGGGAGTGCAATCCCTGTTGCGGACTATGGAATTAATTAAAGAATTTAAAGCGGCTCTACCTTATGGTGAACTACTGGGTGTAGTGCCGTTTCGCGCTCGCTGGACTGGTTTGCATCCCACAAACGCTACTAAAACCAGTATTGATACCATGCGGGAGTTAGTGGCGGATGAGTTAATGTTGCCGCATATTTTGGAATCGGATGTATTTAAAAATGCCATCAACCAAAGAGTTGCACCAACAGACTTGGGACAGCCCAATCTGGAATATGCGATTCATGTCTTAGCTCAACGGCTTAAGCCAGCTTTGTCAGCAGAATATGCCAAATTAATTCCAGCGGAACCAGTGTAA
- a CDS encoding plasmid partition protein ParG — protein MKLLAPDCGTVRKRFICICMAKGQEAVRVYMSPEKKRAFKAACAAKGLEMSEVANNLIDEWLKENAVSSVQRPQAG, from the coding sequence ATGAAGCTTTTAGCTCCTGATTGTGGCACAGTTAGGAAAAGATTCATTTGTATTTGCATGGCTAAAGGTCAAGAAGCTGTAAGGGTATATATGTCCCCTGAAAAAAAGAGGGCTTTTAAGGCAGCTTGCGCTGCTAAAGGGTTGGAAATGTCTGAAGTGGCAAACAATTTGATAGATGAATGGCTTAAAGAAAATGCAGTGTCGAGTGTCCAGCGCCCTCAGGCTGGATAA
- a CDS encoding tyrosine-type recombinase/integrase, whose amino-acid sequence MKAIASNFNPESLALTEPVPLTMHPAEVYLNSLGEGSRRTMREALNAIARLLTNDTCDASTLDWSKLRYQHTAAVRSVLMEKYSPAMANKMLCALRRTLKEAWRLGLMSTDEYGRAADIESVRGQSLLKGRELDPEEISALWDDCIQDDSTLGRRDAALLAVLTVGLRRSEITFLDLNDFKPRTRSLTIREAKGRKERIVYLPEAGVQAVLDWLLIRGKAPGPLFYPLNKAQKIIPKRMSEQGVLRALQRRGERADVDAFTPHDFRRTFIGNLLDAGADIVTVAKLAGHASPSTTSKYDRRGEAAKKRAIDLLNVPYSRRKNR is encoded by the coding sequence GTGAAAGCGATCGCATCCAATTTTAATCCAGAGTCGCTGGCGTTAACTGAACCAGTACCGCTAACTATGCACCCAGCTGAAGTTTATCTCAACAGTCTGGGTGAGGGTTCCCGGCGGACAATGCGCGAAGCGTTAAATGCGATCGCCCGGTTGTTGACCAATGACACTTGTGATGCAAGTACTTTGGATTGGTCAAAGTTGCGTTACCAGCATACAGCTGCGGTGAGGTCGGTGCTGATGGAAAAATACAGTCCGGCGATGGCGAATAAGATGCTATGTGCATTACGGCGGACGCTTAAGGAAGCATGGCGTTTGGGGTTAATGTCCACGGATGAGTATGGACGAGCGGCTGATATTGAGTCTGTGCGGGGACAGAGTTTATTGAAAGGGCGCGAACTCGATCCTGAAGAAATTTCTGCACTTTGGGATGATTGTATTCAAGATGATTCAACATTGGGTCGCAGAGATGCAGCACTGCTGGCAGTTTTGACGGTAGGGTTGCGTCGCAGTGAGATAACATTTCTTGATTTGAATGATTTTAAGCCGCGTACTCGGTCATTGACAATAAGGGAAGCTAAAGGGCGGAAGGAAAGAATTGTGTATTTACCTGAAGCTGGTGTGCAAGCAGTCCTTGATTGGTTGCTGATTCGAGGTAAAGCACCGGGGCCGCTTTTTTATCCTTTAAATAAGGCACAGAAAATTATTCCAAAGCGGATGAGTGAGCAGGGGGTATTGCGAGCATTGCAACGACGCGGGGAAAGAGCCGATGTGGATGCGTTTACACCTCATGATTTTAGAAGAACTTTTATCGGTAATCTATTGGATGCGGGTGCAGATATCGTCACGGTAGCTAAACTTGCAGGTCATGCGTCGCCAAGTACTACAAGTAAGTATGATCGGCGTGGGGAAGCGGCTAAGAAACGAGCGATTGATTTACTGAATGTACCTTATAGTAGGCGGAAAAATCGCTAG